A window from Pangasianodon hypophthalmus isolate fPanHyp1 chromosome 4, fPanHyp1.pri, whole genome shotgun sequence encodes these proteins:
- the zgc:109889 gene encoding actin-binding protein WASF3 isoform X2: MPLVKRSIEPRHLCRGALPDRVSSELECVTNSTLAAVIKQLGSLSRHAEDVFGELFKEANSFCLRMSHLQERVDLLAVKVTQLDSTVEEVSLQDINMRKAFKSSTTQDQQVVSRASIPNPVMEIYQCGDKPPPLNILTPYRDDKKDALKFYTDPSYFFNLWKEKMLQATEDKRKEKRRQKEQQKQVEEPGREVKKVRKARNRRQEWNVLAYDKEFRPDARFTPSPYHGMSSEGSLSPDNRSVLSDVGEHSYPGSPNRPAQHTPPCSALSTTDGKELILTPSQTQTLQRGYRPTGTLSTPAGRDTLGRIQPLHTTPPTDPTVNGPRPAQAKDYSSQQSQHSEFFIPPAPPPPPPPLIPSAQTAFDSPTAPSSSSSSSLPASTMASLSRPYGSSPPAAPPPPPSGPPTHTHPLTHNLPPAPAEVVAPRKAQVPLVPMSDARSDLLAAIRRGIQLRKVQEQRELEAKKEPVGNDVATILSRRIAVEYSESDEDSELDETEWSD, from the exons ATGCCACTGGTAAAGAGGAGCATTGAGCCCAGGCACCTGTGCCGGGGTGCTCTACCTGATCGAGTCTCCAGTGAGCTTGAGTGTGTCACCAACAGCACTCTGGCAGCCGTCATCAAACAGCTTGGTAGCCTCA GTCGCCATGCAGAAGACGTCTTCGGGGAGCTGTTTAAAGAAGCGAACAGTTTCTGCTTGCGCATGAGTCACCTGCAGGAGCGCGTGGACCTGCTGGCTGTTAAAGTCACCCAGTTGGATTCCACTGTGGAAGAAG tctcacTGCAAGACATCAACATGAGGAAGGCGTTTAAGAGCTCCACCACTCAGGATCAGCAGGTGGTGTCACGTGCCTCCATCCCCAACCCTGTTATGGAGATCTATCAGTGTGGAGACAAGCCTCCGCCGCTCAATATCCTCACCCCATACAG AGATGATAAGAAGGACGCTCTGAAGTTTTACACAGACCCGTCATACTTCTTCAACCTCTGGAAGGAGAAAATGCTACAAGCCACAGAGGACaagaggaaagagaagagacgccagaag GAGCAGCAGAAGCAGGTGGAGGAACCAGGTCGTGAGGTGAAGAAGGTTCGGAAAGCTCGGAACCGCAGGCAGGAATGGAACGTGCTGGCCTATGACAAAGAATTTCGCCCCGATGCCCGCTTTACACCCTCCCCATACCACGGCATGTCATCAGAGGGCTCACTGTCACCTGACAACAG GTCAGTGTTATCAGACGTGGGTGAGCACTCGTACCCTGGCAGCCCAAACCGGcctgcacaacacacaccaccatgCAGCGCTCTCTCCACCACAGATGGTAAGGAGCTCATCCTCACTCCCTCCCAGACCCAGACACTGCAGCGAGGCTACCGACCCACTGGCACCCTGTCCACTCCAGCTGGGAGAGACACGCTGGGTAGAATCCAGCCCTTACACACAACCCCGCCCACTGACCCCACTGTCAACGGCCCTCGCCCAGCTCAGGCTAAAGACTAcag CAGTCAACAGTCCCAGCACTCCGAGTTCTTCAtccctcctgctcctcctcctccacctcctcctctcaTCCCATCAGCTCAGACAGCCTTTGACAGCCCGACtgctccctcctcctcctcttcctcctcccttCCTGCCAGCACCATGGCCTCCCTGTCCCGTCCCTACGGCTCTTCTCCTCCTGCagctcctccaccacctccatcCGGacccccgacacacacacacccactcacacacaaccTGCCGCCAGCCCCTGCTGAGGTGGTAGCCCCCAGGAAGGCTCAGGTGCCTCTGGTCCCCATGAGCGACGCCAGGAGTGACCTGCTAGCGGCCATACGCCgag GAATCCAGTTGAGGAAAGTGCAGGAGCAGAGGGAGCTGGAGGCTAAGAAGGAGCCTGTGGGCAATGATGTAGCCACAATTCTGTCACGCCGCATTGCTGTGGAGTACAGCGAATCAGATGAGGACTCTGAGCTGGACGAAACCGAGTGGTCTGATTGA
- the zgc:109889 gene encoding actin-binding protein WASF3 isoform X1 has product MPLVKRSIEPRHLCRGALPDRVSSELECVTNSTLAAVIKQLGSLSRHAEDVFGELFKEANSFCLRMSHLQERVDLLAVKVTQLDSTVEEVSLQDINMRKAFKSSTTQDQQVVSRASIPNPVMEIYQCGDKPPPLNILTPYRDDKKDALKFYTDPSYFFNLWKEKMLQATEDKRKEKRRQKTSGPAQAHSAQSKSLSRQAAPRSPLFCSEQQKQVEEPGREVKKVRKARNRRQEWNVLAYDKEFRPDARFTPSPYHGMSSEGSLSPDNRSVLSDVGEHSYPGSPNRPAQHTPPCSALSTTDGKELILTPSQTQTLQRGYRPTGTLSTPAGRDTLGRIQPLHTTPPTDPTVNGPRPAQAKDYSSQQSQHSEFFIPPAPPPPPPPLIPSAQTAFDSPTAPSSSSSSSLPASTMASLSRPYGSSPPAAPPPPPSGPPTHTHPLTHNLPPAPAEVVAPRKAQVPLVPMSDARSDLLAAIRRGIQLRKVQEQRELEAKKEPVGNDVATILSRRIAVEYSESDEDSELDETEWSD; this is encoded by the exons ATGCCACTGGTAAAGAGGAGCATTGAGCCCAGGCACCTGTGCCGGGGTGCTCTACCTGATCGAGTCTCCAGTGAGCTTGAGTGTGTCACCAACAGCACTCTGGCAGCCGTCATCAAACAGCTTGGTAGCCTCA GTCGCCATGCAGAAGACGTCTTCGGGGAGCTGTTTAAAGAAGCGAACAGTTTCTGCTTGCGCATGAGTCACCTGCAGGAGCGCGTGGACCTGCTGGCTGTTAAAGTCACCCAGTTGGATTCCACTGTGGAAGAAG tctcacTGCAAGACATCAACATGAGGAAGGCGTTTAAGAGCTCCACCACTCAGGATCAGCAGGTGGTGTCACGTGCCTCCATCCCCAACCCTGTTATGGAGATCTATCAGTGTGGAGACAAGCCTCCGCCGCTCAATATCCTCACCCCATACAG AGATGATAAGAAGGACGCTCTGAAGTTTTACACAGACCCGTCATACTTCTTCAACCTCTGGAAGGAGAAAATGCTACAAGCCACAGAGGACaagaggaaagagaagagacgccagaag ACGAGCGGTCCGGCCCAGGCTCACTCAGCCCAGTCTAAGTCGCTGTCCAGGCAGGCCGCTCCCAGAAGCCCCCTCTTCTGCTCT GAGCAGCAGAAGCAGGTGGAGGAACCAGGTCGTGAGGTGAAGAAGGTTCGGAAAGCTCGGAACCGCAGGCAGGAATGGAACGTGCTGGCCTATGACAAAGAATTTCGCCCCGATGCCCGCTTTACACCCTCCCCATACCACGGCATGTCATCAGAGGGCTCACTGTCACCTGACAACAG GTCAGTGTTATCAGACGTGGGTGAGCACTCGTACCCTGGCAGCCCAAACCGGcctgcacaacacacaccaccatgCAGCGCTCTCTCCACCACAGATGGTAAGGAGCTCATCCTCACTCCCTCCCAGACCCAGACACTGCAGCGAGGCTACCGACCCACTGGCACCCTGTCCACTCCAGCTGGGAGAGACACGCTGGGTAGAATCCAGCCCTTACACACAACCCCGCCCACTGACCCCACTGTCAACGGCCCTCGCCCAGCTCAGGCTAAAGACTAcag CAGTCAACAGTCCCAGCACTCCGAGTTCTTCAtccctcctgctcctcctcctccacctcctcctctcaTCCCATCAGCTCAGACAGCCTTTGACAGCCCGACtgctccctcctcctcctcttcctcctcccttCCTGCCAGCACCATGGCCTCCCTGTCCCGTCCCTACGGCTCTTCTCCTCCTGCagctcctccaccacctccatcCGGacccccgacacacacacacccactcacacacaaccTGCCGCCAGCCCCTGCTGAGGTGGTAGCCCCCAGGAAGGCTCAGGTGCCTCTGGTCCCCATGAGCGACGCCAGGAGTGACCTGCTAGCGGCCATACGCCgag GAATCCAGTTGAGGAAAGTGCAGGAGCAGAGGGAGCTGGAGGCTAAGAAGGAGCCTGTGGGCAATGATGTAGCCACAATTCTGTCACGCCGCATTGCTGTGGAGTACAGCGAATCAGATGAGGACTCTGAGCTGGACGAAACCGAGTGGTCTGATTGA